The following are from one region of the Streptomyces decoyicus genome:
- a CDS encoding acyl-CoA dehydrogenase family protein → MSTLDILSEDEQLVVRTVHDFVDQEVKPVVRELEHANTYPEALIEQMKQLGIFGLVIPEEYGGTPVSAPCYVLITEELSRGWMSLAGAMGGHTVVAKLLLDFGTEDQKRRYLPRMATGETRATMALTEPGGGSDLQAIRTVARKDGGGTEGTEGTGGTGGIGDIGGTSRASEAERGGGGYVVNGSKTWITNSRRSGLIALLCKTDPEAEPAHKGISILLVEHGPGLTVSRDLPKLGYKGVESCELSFDGYRAPADAVLGGVEGKGFAQMMKGLETGRLQVAARALGVGRAAFEDALAYAQERESFGEPIWKHQSIGNYLADMATSLTAARQLTLHAAREAEAGRRVDMEAGMAKLFASETAMTIALNAVRIHGGYGYSTDFDVERYFRDAPLMIVGEGTNEIQRNIIARQLVKRGGLDA, encoded by the coding sequence ATGAGCACCCTCGACATCCTGTCCGAGGACGAGCAGCTCGTCGTCAGGACGGTGCACGACTTCGTCGATCAGGAGGTGAAGCCCGTCGTCCGAGAGCTGGAGCACGCCAACACCTACCCCGAGGCCCTGATCGAGCAGATGAAACAACTCGGCATCTTCGGCCTCGTCATCCCCGAGGAGTACGGCGGCACTCCGGTCTCCGCCCCCTGTTACGTCCTGATCACCGAGGAACTCTCCCGCGGCTGGATGAGCCTGGCCGGCGCGATGGGCGGCCACACCGTGGTCGCCAAGCTGCTGCTGGACTTCGGCACCGAGGACCAGAAACGGCGCTACCTGCCCCGGATGGCCACTGGCGAGACCCGGGCGACCATGGCCCTGACCGAACCGGGCGGCGGCTCGGACCTACAGGCCATCCGCACCGTCGCCCGTAAGGACGGTGGGGGCACTGAGGGCACTGAGGGCACTGGGGGCACTGGGGGCATCGGGGACATCGGGGGCACCTCCCGCGCGAGCGAAGCCGAGCGTGGGGGAGGAGGATATGTGGTCAACGGGTCGAAGACATGGATCACCAACTCCCGGCGGTCCGGGCTGATCGCCCTGCTGTGCAAGACCGACCCGGAGGCCGAGCCCGCCCACAAGGGCATCTCGATCCTGCTCGTTGAGCATGGACCCGGTTTGACGGTCTCCCGCGACTTGCCCAAGCTCGGCTACAAGGGCGTGGAGAGCTGCGAGTTGTCGTTCGACGGCTACCGGGCGCCGGCCGACGCCGTACTCGGCGGGGTCGAGGGAAAGGGCTTCGCACAAATGATGAAGGGCCTGGAGACCGGACGGCTCCAAGTCGCCGCCCGCGCACTGGGCGTCGGCCGGGCCGCGTTCGAGGACGCCCTCGCCTACGCCCAGGAACGCGAGTCCTTCGGCGAGCCGATCTGGAAGCACCAGTCGATCGGCAACTACCTCGCCGACATGGCCACGTCGCTGACCGCCGCTCGTCAGCTCACCCTCCACGCCGCCAGGGAGGCCGAAGCCGGGCGTCGTGTGGACATGGAGGCCGGCATGGCCAAGCTCTTCGCCTCCGAGACCGCCATGACCATCGCCCTCAACGCCGTGCGCATCCACGGCGGTTACGGCTATTCCACCGACTTCGACGTCGAGCGCTACTTCCGCGACGCCCCCCTGATGATCGTCGGCGAAGGGACCAACGAAATCCAGCGCAACATCATCGCGAGGCAGCTCGTCAAGCGCGGAGGCCTCGACGCCTGA
- a CDS encoding SWIM zinc finger family protein, with protein sequence MADNDFGYTVWGKDWVRLAESLRQTRPDPQLPRARRIARDGGVQVTIDGRIVHAVIHRGRHASVANIEVAPMSREAIVAISRQLCGVRPALTDELYRAITEAGHPPAPTLVGVDCSCSADSPRCIHVLAVYYEMARRVDDDPRIALDIQDFFRASSDGSEASTAVTPQRWVALNALNPADYFMVST encoded by the coding sequence ATGGCAGACAACGATTTCGGTTACACCGTGTGGGGGAAGGACTGGGTTCGGCTCGCCGAGTCGCTGCGTCAGACCCGCCCCGATCCACAGTTGCCGCGCGCCCGCAGAATCGCACGCGACGGGGGAGTGCAGGTCACGATCGACGGCCGGATCGTGCACGCCGTCATACACCGCGGTCGCCACGCTTCGGTGGCCAACATCGAGGTTGCACCCATGTCCCGGGAGGCGATAGTCGCGATCTCCCGCCAGCTATGCGGCGTTCGGCCTGCCCTCACCGACGAGCTGTATCGCGCGATTACCGAAGCGGGCCACCCGCCTGCACCGACACTCGTCGGGGTCGACTGCTCCTGCTCAGCTGACTCCCCGCGATGTATCCACGTGCTGGCCGTCTACTACGAAATGGCACGACGCGTCGATGACGATCCCCGCATTGCTCTCGATATCCAGGACTTCTTCCGCGCCTCATCGGACGGTAGTGAAGCATCCACCGCAGTCACACCCCAGCGGTGGGTCGCGCTCAATGCCCTGAATCCGGCCGACTACTTCATGGTGTCCACGTAG
- a CDS encoding ATP-binding protein, which yields MSTIEAARTLTVPSALHVDLGNCPETAGRARHLADEFLRGLEPAVQQEAIDAVLLVVSELVTNAVRHAGGPSCSLHLSACPEAIAVAVSDASHLLPQPRTPDVLGEGGGFGWSMVCQLADAVAVTDEAGGKTVSALIPRHRSATGCR from the coding sequence ATGAGCACCATCGAGGCCGCGCGGACACTCACCGTGCCATCCGCGCTCCACGTCGACCTGGGGAACTGCCCCGAGACTGCCGGGCGCGCGCGGCATCTTGCCGACGAGTTCCTGCGGGGACTGGAGCCGGCCGTGCAGCAAGAGGCCATCGATGCCGTGCTCCTGGTCGTCTCGGAACTCGTCACCAATGCGGTGCGTCACGCCGGCGGTCCATCCTGCTCCCTGCATCTGTCGGCCTGCCCCGAGGCGATCGCTGTCGCCGTGAGCGACGCCAGCCACTTGCTGCCCCAACCGCGTACTCCCGATGTCCTCGGTGAGGGAGGCGGGTTCGGCTGGTCGATGGTCTGCCAGCTGGCCGATGCGGTGGCCGTCACGGACGAGGCCGGCGGTAAGACGGTCAGCGCACTGATCCCCCGGCACCGCAGCGCCACCGGCTGCCGCTGA